In a genomic window of Apium graveolens cultivar Ventura unplaced genomic scaffold, ASM990537v1 ctg5265, whole genome shotgun sequence:
- the LOC141702534 gene encoding uncharacterized protein LOC141702534, whose protein sequence is MENSKAKDGTIGLTYPMLNRGNYTAWALKMKVYMQAHEVWIAIESDDTKLPIEDQTDKIALVAIYQGIPEDVLLSVAEKKTAKEAWDAFKTMCLGADRVKTVRIQTLKAEFETLSMKDTESLDDFCMKLNGLVTTISLGEAVKEAYIVKKLLRAVPTKFLHIASTIEQFGDLETMTVKETVGSLKAHEQRLRGQVEPSGGQLLLTDEEWSKRERDDAKLLLTREEWLKRSGKGDGSSGSKFRRDFGCGGRDKTKVRCFNCQRYGYYAADCKKSRRERENKE, encoded by the coding sequence ATGGAAAACAGCAAAGCAAAAGATGGAACGATCGGGTTGACATATCCCATGTTGAACAGAGGTAACTATACAGCATGGGCGCTTAAGATGAAGGTGTATATGCAAGCACACGAGGTGTGGATTGCTATTGAGAGTGACGACACAAAGTTGCCTATAGAAGATCAGACAGACAAAATCGCTCTTGTTGCTATCTATCAAGGGATTCCGGAGGATGTTTTGTTGTCTGTAGCCGAAAAGAAAACGGCTAAGGAGGCTTGGGATGCCTTCAAAACCATGTGTTTGGGCGCTGATCGTGTAAAAACAGTGAGAATTCAAACTCTTAAGGCAGAGTTCGAGACATTGAGCATGAAAGATACAGAGTCTCTCGATGACTTTTGTATGAAATTAAATGGTTTGGTGACAACCATTAGTCTTGGTGAGGCGGTCAAAGAGGCATATATTGTGAAGAAATTGTTACGAGCAGTTCCTACGAAATTTCTGCATATAGCGTCGACAATTGAACAGTTCGGGGATTTAGAGACTATGACTGTTAAAGAAACGGTTGGATCCTTAAAAGCTCATGAACAACGCTTACGAGGTCAGGTGGAACCGAGTGGTGGTCAACTGTTATTGACTGATGAAGAGTGGTCGAAGAGGGAAAGAGATGATGCAAAGCTGCTTTTGACACGGGAAGAATGGCTGAAACGTTCAGGTAAAGGAGATGGGTCATCTGGGTCGAAGTTTCGAAGAGATTTTGGATGTGGAGGACGTGATAAAACTAAAGTCAGATGCTTCAATTGCCAGAGATATGGCTATTATGCTGCAGATTGTAAAAAATCACGACGTGAAAGGGAGAATAAGGAATAA